TTCTGTTGCTCCCTTCAGTATAGTTCGTTTGTTCTCCTCTTAGGATATTACGGAAAGAAGTTACGGAAGTTTGCGGTATCcgatttgctctattttttgaGATGCGTGGTATTAGAAGAATCCTGATGGACGGCGTTGAACAAAGAGCAACAATATTGatcacaatatatacgcgaacggaggtcttagtggaatgtacgttgtgtttcaaaggttttcttccatttaactCCACTattaaacatagtggaattaaatggaagaaaacctttgaaacattaatATTGATCAATGATACTCCATATAATTATCACAGATCCTAGCTGTCGGAATCGTACAAGGATATATCTTCACATTCAACGAGAATTTAAAAAGATGCTACCCGTAGCATGCATCCAGTCAGTCGAGATTTAGCGTAGTTTGGATTTACTTCATTTCCAACCaagtatttttttgaaaattactcTTGGTAATAAGAGACGGCAATTCATAGGTACACCTAAAACTATATGTCTGTGCGATGATGTCGTATTTGATACCATCGTATATATAAGAAAAACATCCGTCTTCTCAAGCTTAAATAAATCCAGGACATTGTCGTTTGGAAGTTGATTAATATATAGGAACTCAACGGTTTGTTACTTTTTCTGTAAAAATGGACAAATTGATACGAGCCGCTGATATTTGAAAATTGCTGTTCGATTGGATCAATACTACGTTTTAGTCACATTCGTTTCGGAGAACCTATTACGCCAAGCTCTTTGAATAGAGGAAATATGCTAGCGGAGCATGTCTGCTTCCATTCACGAACAATAGATACAAAGTTGGCCACATCTAGCGAGTCATAGCTGTAGGTATAATTTGTTCACTGGTCTACCAACTTCTTCGGCCAGGGTTTCATTGGTTTCGAATTCATCGGAGCTTTTCAAAATCAAGAACTTATATCTCGTTGGTGCAGGAGACGCCAGCTGCTAAAGGTTTATTCAAAATGGTCTCCACGGGAATGCGCTGTTTTCAAATATCCAATCAAATCTTGTTTGGAAATCCGGACGTCTTGTATAGTGTgtaattttactaaattttggATTGTCTTTGAACATTATTAGTTTCTTGTTCGAGGGACATGTGCAATTTCTTTTTCTCACTATTATCACCGAACATGTCATGATCTTTTACTTTTACTTTACGAACATCAGGATCACATTGAGCTATGCGGAGGCATGGGAGCTATACTTCTTAAATCCCTCTCCTCGCGACAGTGAATCGGAATATATTGGGTTAAATATATATGGCATATGGCACGTTCCGTATGTAGCGGCGGCAACAGTCCAGCCGGCGCGGTCATCGGGATAGAACCAAATCCGATCGCATATCGGTTCCTCATGTGGCATGTAGCATATCCTGCAACTCATTGATGTAGGCACCAATTAACAGAGAGTTGGCATCCGATGAACGCTGTCCTATTCTAAAATGATTAACCAGATCGTGAAACTGACCGTGTACAAACCTTTGCCAAACATTTTACCTCTTGTCTTTTTGACACCTTATCCAATACTTCGTTCGCCTCGTCTTTCACAGTTGTTTGCTTTTTGCAGTTCCAAGACCATCGTGGATGATTTCCTGTATGCTCTCAAGACCCCCATGCCAGTGATATTGTCCGAAAATGGGCACAAATAAATCGTTTGAGCTGGATGTATTTTTCCAGTAAACACTATTaacaatatttgttatttttcttgACCTGAAAAACAGTTTTCACTACCAGGTAATCGCTAACACTAATAAAGTTACAAATAATTTTTTACCCTCGTGAACGGATGTGGTTTTAGTAAATGCTGTTACTAgtaaagagaaaaaaactaaGAAAAACTTCTCCCAATCGCATTGCGCGCATCAAATGATTGTCATTTGGTTCAGCCCGAGCACTGAAAACAGATGAAATACGAATGATGAACTGCTGTGATTTGGAATGATGATTATCAACGCCATCGTTTACTTTTTCGAGTGCAATCAATTCCTTTACAGTTATGTTTATCATTTGAAAATCGACAACCTGTTCATTCCAATTCAAATATGAAGTCATTCGATCTTGAATTcactattttttgaatgatTGCCATTCGAAATCGTCAACATCGAGTTTTTAGGCCGTTCATATGATAAATCATACGCTATAttgcaatcatttttgttcaGTGTAGATGTCAATTAGCTTAAAAATTACTATCCCTCACATTAACGACGTGACAGTAAAACGATAAAAGGTAACCAAAACATTTCACAACTACACGTGCAAACCTTTCGCTTCTCGCATGCCTCTCGTGTGGTCTGCCGTTCTTCAGTAATCACACTAGCTACATCGCACTCCTAGCGCAGTTTGTTACAATCGTGCTCCTCGCAAAGCAACAAAGTTTGAGGTTGTGTATTTTTCGGTATActcagaaaaaaatctgtgcgGAAAAATGGCTCTACATGTTCCGAAAGCACCCGGTTTCGCTTCTATGCTGAAGGAAGGCGCTCGTGTAAGTATGAAACATAGGCCGCTCACAAAATTGGACGGTTTTTCTTTGGAAATCAATCTTGTTGCCGAATCTTAATATGGGGGTGGTGACTCACGTGAGATTTGCTTTCCTTTTAGGCATATTCCGGATTGGAAGAAGCAGTTTATCGTAACATTAATGCATGCAAGGAGTTTGCGTCATCGGTCCGTTCAGCGTATGGCCCGAACGGTATGAACAAGATGATCATTAATCACATTGAGAAGCAGTTTGTTACTTCCGATGCTGGGACTATCATGCGGGAGCTTGATGTTGAGCATCCGGCAGCAAAGCTGATGATTCAGGCTAGTCAGATGCAAGAAGCGGAGGTGGGTGATGGTACAAACTTTGTGGTGATTTTCTGCGGAGCGTTGTTGGCGGAAGCGGAAGAATTATGCCGGTTGGGAGTGACCACCAGTGATATAACGGAGGGGTACGAAAAAGCACTGGATAAGGCATTGGAAATTCTACCGAAACTGGTCTGCTACCAGATTAACGACTATCGAAATCAGGAACAGGTGAAAGAAGCGATCAAAGCTTCCATCATGTCCAAGCAGTTGGGATATGAAGAATTTATTTCTGATTTGATAGCTAAGGCCTGTGTCTCAATTCTACCGGAAAAGACTACGTTCAATGTGGATAATGTACGCGTCTGTAAAATACTAGGTAGTGGGCTACACACTTCGGAGGTTGTTCACGGCATGGTCTTCAAACGGTTTGTAGAAGGGGAAGTGAGTTCGGCCACTAATGCTAAGATTGCACTGTATTCCTGCCCGGTTGATATTATCCAGACAGAAACTAAAGGCACTGTTCTGATTAAAAGCGCAGAAGAGCTGAAAAATTTCAGCAAGGGAGAAGAGAATCTTCTAGAATCCCAGATCAAGGCGATTGCGGACACCGGAGCAAAGGTAATCGTTGCCGGAGCAAAATTCGGGGATATGGCACTACACTATATGAACAAATACGGTTTGATGGCAGTTCGTCTGAACTCCAAATTCGATTTGCGTCGTCTTAGTAAAGCGGTCAACGGAACCGTCTTACCTCGTCTGACTCCACCGAGTTCAGAAGAGCTTGGATTCTGCGACAACGTTTTTGTAAACGAACTTGGTGATACGTCAGTTTGTATATTTAAATCTGAAGGCGCCGACAGTCGCATCGCTACTATTGTAATTCGTGGTTCTACCGATAATTATATGGATGATATCGAACGCGCCATTGACGATGGAGTCAACACGTTCAAAGGTCTAACTCGTGATGGTCGATTCTTACCGGGTGCGGGTGCTGTTGAAATTGAACTCGCTCAGCAACTAGCTGAATACGCTGATACTCTGCCAGGGTTGGACCAATATGCGGTTCGTAAGTTCGCCAGCGCCTTAGAAGCTTTTCCTAAAGCTTTGGCAGAAAACACCGGTATTAATGCAACGGAAGTAGTCAATAAGCTGTATCTTGCCCACAAGGAaggcaagaaaaatgaaggGTTTGATATCGATGCCGAGCAACCCTCGACGATTGACGTTACGGGAACCAAAATCTTCGATTTGTTCCAGACAAAATACTGGAGCTTAAAGTACGCTGTCGGAGCTGCCTGCACGATTTTGAAGGTTGATCAGATTATCATGGCAAAACGAGCTGGAGGACCGAAACCACGGCAGGGAGGAGCCAACAGTGATGACGAGTCATAAACTGTTACTGGGTCATCGAACTAACACACTAATATTAACCAATATGATTAGCGTTGCAGGGCACGAATCATTCTTATCCTGTGTTTCCGTTTTTAAGTAATGTTTCGAAATATCATTTAAATCGCACAGAACTACATGCTTCATTTCACGCTAAATCTGCATCAGCTGTTTAATATAAAATTCATCCAAACTACCAGACACTATGAAATGACTATTTTGGATTACGGCAGATTTGGATCGAGCTCGCCGAAACAGAGTGAATATCACTTCCACACTGCCCATAATCGTAAGTCAGTCCCTTGTTCTATaggattccctatctacatgggactgacttgcgattacaGGCAGCACAGCACTCGTAAACTTAGGACTCTTCTTGTCGCTGCTAATTCACTAATTTCCTTTTCGCTCGTCACCGATTCATGTTCTTCGTTTGACTAGCGAATTCCGCTCGTTCGCTGTACGCGCATCGATCGAGCCAGTATTCTGTACACAGACGGTATATCAACGGTGTCTTGCTACGCTACTTGGGGCTGGCAAGCTTGTATATAAACAACTTCGTTTCGAAATGTGGAATATCACCCCCGTTGTTTTTCCGCATAGTTCACCAGCCTATTGTTACAGAAGTATCCAGCAGATATAAGCGAacacgatgctggatctcctggtgacTTCCCTAGTTTTGGCAGCAAAACTAGCTTCTGGTGCATCCATCTACCCGGGAAGGCGACTTCCCttaggcatttctgtaggactatcctgaacatgtccggaaatgcCAGCATCACAGTCTTCAGATACGTTAGAGATACCGTCCGAAACGGGAGTTTCTTAACTTTGAGTCCTCGCCGCTGTTAGAAGCTGCTCGTTGGAGACTCGACTGTCACCGACATTTTTACCATCTGAATTGACGTATGGGGTAGGCTACCATGCAGGTAGATCATGATTCAGGGATAGACCACCGACTATAGTCTTCAGTTTGTCAGCGTacatttcagctggtgtcgttCGACCCTTGATCTTGGTAAACACTGCAAGATACATGTTGTTCCAGGAATCGGTGTCTGCTGCTTTGCACAGCTCTTTGTAGCGGATGTGAAGTTGTTCAGCATTATATCACATTTAATACTAGCCTCAGTTCTTATTCTCTGAAAGCGCATTCTGGCTTTTAGGCACTGAGGTTGCTAAAGTTTTTGTTTCACCAATAGGCCGGACGGCGCAAAATGTTAtttcgatgatggattcccgaccgattttacggaatgtgctagcggaacctttgTTGCACAGCCTTACTTTTACCTTCGCCTGCGCTTTcaaacagctacatacgaatacgccgtttacttggattgccgccatcgCTACACTATCCACAACCCAGTTACCGCAATCGGGAGGAACACGAGAcgactttttttacaatggagaagacgtttacgtcctaacccagtacacgtgctattggtaggtgttcaagctaccacacggggtgtactgggggcgtgtcgggctcaaCCAGGGGgccataccgactaaactctattgggctccgccatctatccccaggaactacctttcggcattacttctggggggatggccgtacttaTCGCATGCTCTCACTCGTGCCTGACATTCGCACTCACTCACGCCCTACATTCCTCTGCCACGCCTCGAGGTGTCAGTAGCGATAGGTACCGGCAATATACTCTAcgttacgaccctcccatctcggCATGGGCAGACCATACCTCCGTCTATCATCCGCCAATTCACTCGCTCTATCGCCATGCATCGATGTGACTATCGCGGTTGCTACCGCTGTGCCACCCTTGCCTCAGCATGAGCAAACCATTCATTCATTTCTCTACACATAACCCATTCCGCTCTAGCTAACCAAACCCGAATTAGTCATACTCCTCGCCTGCTGCTCCGCGCCATGTTCTCTGCAACCTGCAGGTAATCTGAGTGAtagcagtcgagactgcgttccattTCTCCACCGCTTGGCACATCCCCTGcacaagggtatcaggggttgtgtcccagccgcagacgtcTAGCATAGctcctctttcgacgtcgaagcggggacatGCGAATAGTATGTGCTCCGCAGTTCCGTCAACACCTGGGCCGACTGGGGCctcagcgtgcccaaacctgtggaggtactgtcggaaacagccatggcctgacaggaattgtgtcagatggaagtgagcttccccatggggtcttcccacccagctcgatatgttaggtatcagccggtgggtccgcCTACctctcgaggagttatcccattcgcgctgccatctggcgaccgaggtcaccctggcacgctgacggactcccctattgccCCGCAATTCAAAACAATCTTCGTCCTCCcagatgaccagcccgactggcatcatacctgctatcacgcaggatgcatcgtgtgataccgtgcggtaggcagatatcactctgagacacatcaagcggtaggtgctctccaatttgcgacggtaaTTGGTTACTTACAGtgccctcgcccaggacggtccaccgtaccgacacctgccagtagcctacgtctactggcgcacaccttggagctgttggacatcatcctcgataatgccgcaacagccgtcgaagccttcttgcacgcatagtcgacatggctgccgaaggtcagcttgtcatctatgatggccccaagaatcttcagactccgctttaAAGTTATCTCGacttctcccgcttggataactgcttgttgtACCGAATTACGGTTATTAacaacaaccacctccgtcttgtgatgggcgagctctaggcctctcgcgctcatccattccgccactaTGCTTACCTCggagattgactccccgtagaccgccagggtgacatcatcggcgaaaccgacgattttcacacccggagggaactttagtctcagaactccgtcatacataaggttccataatactgggcccaggattgaaccttgcgggactcctgcggtaataggaacacttcgctgaccggcatcggtctcgtataatagtacacggttctggaaatagctttccaagatccggtacaggcccaccggcagaccaagccggtgtaacgagagcgcgatggcatcccagcttgcgctgttgaatgcgttctacacatcaagtgtcactaacgcacaatatcgaatacctcgccttttccgttggatcgctatctcggcagtccttaccaccactgagttgatagtgtccaccgtggactttccctttcgaaaaccgaactgattacttgacaggccctccgtaccttctgcgtatggagttagcctgttgaggataatcctctcaagcaatttgcccgtcgtgtcgatcagacagattggtctgtacgccgatgggtcaccaggcggcttcccggccttcggcaacagtactTTTCCATCCatccggaaaacggcactcgtcaaggcatctctgcttagccaacctgaacatgttcgggttcgccatgattgctgtcttgagagcgctgtttggaactccatcaggccctggagctttgttcgccGCTAGAGAATCAGCTACTGCAAGTagctcttcattcgtcaccggggccaccgTGTCGTCTGTACCCACCGTGCCTTGCGGCGCCGGAGGCCAGGGACTTATGGCtcgggacgggaagagtacttcgataattctcgccaaccgttctggcgaccgttcggggggtgaggagccccctttggtctttgccatgacgatcctgtaggcatcaccccacggattcacgttggcctcctcgcacaaattgtcaaaacacgctctcttgatGGCCttattaagggccgatttcgcagcacgaaacacttcacaGCGATCCACTCTAACTTCCTCAGTgcgggctcgctgcatcctacgtctagcttgtaggcaagctgatcgtagggctgcgatctctgcactccaccaatataccgaacgtctgccatttcttggcagggttttgttcggcatagtggcgtcgcacgcgcgtgatggaacagctaccagcgcatccccgcttagactgtcggtgttgacctccagtcccagggccgcggtgaaaacttcgctgtcgaagtgattggtcttccacccgcgtacctgacagggattacccgccctcggatgctgcacaccatagttgatcctgaaGTGTATTGTtaggtgatcactatgggtgtagccctcgtctaccctccagtccatgtctggAACCAGACTAGgactggcaaacgttacgtcaatccacgactcgaccccattcctacggaatgtgctagcggaaccatcattgattagcactgcgtcgagtttcgcaagcgcctccagaagCGCTTCGCCCctactatttgtacagcggctgccccacttcactgcccaagcgttgaagtcatcCGCTATGACAAACGGCTTCCGACCCACCTTGTCAGACGAAagcctatcgatcatctggttgaactgttctattggccacataggtggggcatagcagctacaatagaacacaccattgatcttggcaatcgtgacaccctccgcagaggactgtactgcctcctgaaccgggaaccgtcccgttgtacagattgccgccatcctggacccgtccgccacccagttgccgttatcggcagggacgttgtacgggtcggataggagggcgacatctgtccccgactccgataccgactgccacagcagctgctgaGCGGGTGCTTCCTCTTTCCTGCCTCCCCGAAGGGATACGCAggtccgcccataacatggttgcggccctgcttcttactagcgcagatgagacacttgggtgccctctcgcatttcagcgccttgtgtgcctcctcgccgcagcgacgacacaatttcctcctgtctgggcccttacagtcgtatgacttgtggcctggctccagacatttaaaacaccggtccactgaaggcggctggaatATGCcaactgggcatactgaccatgcGATCTTCAATTTCCCTTTATCGGTTATTTTTTGGCTTCCGCGATCGGTAGCTTGAAGTAagctacctgcgtgccaagcaTCCGCTCCCTGATACGTACAGAGTTCTAATCGATCTCAACACCGCACTGCTCCTTAACGGCCGAGACGACGTCCTCTgcgtttgtgatctcgtccagttacttacactggagagtcacttccgctcccagcgacctcacctgagcgccgtttcccaagacctcttggACCAGCCTCCTATACGTCACTCCGCTGAATTGTGCAccacgcttcagcaccaagatcatttcgccatctttggtgcgtctgacacttcgcacatcctgtcctaaattcgataggctttcggccgcccgcatcgattttaggaTCTCAGCATAGCTACCCTCGTTGGTTTTCACCAGCAGGGCCTCTCCTCTGTCTCTCGCCTTCTTTTTCTTCGCGGGTCGATGTGCGTTCGACTTCCGCTTCCTACTGACCACCTGCCATTCGCCATCTTCTGCCGATGGCGCCGGCTGACTGGTGCCAGGTTGCTCCGCATTTTGCGTCCGATTGGCGACTTTCGCCTTTTTAGGCTGAGAAGTTGCTTTCTCGGGTCGCCGCCCTGTGGGATCCTTCGCACCCGGATCCGCGCCTTCCAAACGACGTTTGGTCTTACTGGTTGCACGTCGTTTGGCGTTGCTCCGCGCGCCTACACTAGGCCTAGGCCGCTTCGCAGTCTTACCCTCCATCAAGCGTTTGGTGGCCGATAAAGCGAAATCTATCGCCTCCTGCGCCATCGTCGCTTCGCCGTGGAAGGAGAAGGCCTTGGTTTGGATACCGctatcggccttctctcttcccggCAACCTCTCTATGTAGGCTacttgttcttgtcttgcgactcgaacagcctggCGAAGCACCTGCAGGTTCTGTTTAAGCTCCTTGCTGATGTTATTCTTCCCGCTTGTGAATTCGATAATACTATCCAGCTGCTTGACCACCTCCTGCATCGCGGGTAGTGGTCCGCCAAGCGTCCTGGTAGTATTATCTCCTACCACAACCATTTCTCCTTCGGTGCTGTTGTTTAC
The genomic region above belongs to Topomyia yanbarensis strain Yona2022 unplaced genomic scaffold, ASM3024719v1 HiC_scaffold_41, whole genome shotgun sequence and contains:
- the LOC131695540 gene encoding T-complex protein 1 subunit theta-like, producing the protein MALHVPKAPGFASMLKEGARAYSGLEEAVYRNINACKEFASSVRSAYGPNGMNKMIINHIEKQFVTSDAGTIMRELDVEHPAAKLMIQASQMQEAEVGDGTNFVVIFCGALLAEAEELCRLGVTTSDITEGYEKALDKALEILPKLVCYQINDYRNQEQVKEAIKASIMSKQLGYEEFISDLIAKACVSILPEKTTFNVDNVRVCKILGSGLHTSEVVHGMVFKRFVEGEVSSATNAKIALYSCPVDIIQTETKGTVLIKSAEELKNFSKGEENLLESQIKAIADTGAKVIVAGAKFGDMALHYMNKYGLMAVRLNSKFDLRRLSKAVNGTVLPRLTPPSSEELGFCDNVFVNELGDTSVCIFKSEGADSRIATIVIRGSTDNYMDDIERAIDDGVNTFKGLTRDGRFLPGAGAVEIELAQQLAEYADTLPGLDQYAVRKFASALEAFPKALAENTGINATEVVNKLYLAHKEGKKNEGFDIDAEQPSTIDVTGTKIFDLFQTKYWSLKYAVGAACTILKVDQIIMAKRAGGPKPRQGGANSDDES